Part of the Corynebacterium caspium DSM 44850 genome, ATAGGAAGATACATACCACCAAGCATTAGCGCCAGCTAGGCAGAAGGCAAAGATAAGCGCAAAAATACCGACCAAAAGCCATCTGGTGCGCGGATGTCGGAAGGCAATTTGGCTAATTGCTACCGCCCCCACGGCGGCCGCAGCAGCAGCTAAGCCAGCAAAAGTACCAAAATGGTGCGTCCACTTAGTAGGTGTGAAGGTCATAAAGGCCACTGCGGCAAAGAAAACCAGCATTAAACGCACGGTAGGCCCGGTAATAATTTGCGGAATTTCGCGGTATCGCAAAAGCACCAAGCAGGTAATAAGCACACTGGCAAAGAGCATAAACATAGCAAAACGCCTGGTAAAAGAGCCATCGACGCTCTCTAAAGAGAAAAGTGATTCATAGCGGGCAATCTCTAAATACCATGGCAAAGAAGGCCCAATTTCGGCGCGAACTCGAGTGGCTTCCAGCACTGCGGCAAAGGTTTGGAGGCGGAAAACCCCACCCAAAATAGCCACCCCACCCACTAGGAAAGGTGCTAGCTGTGCAATTTTATCCGGGCGGCTAAAAAGTACTCTAAATAGCTGCGGCAAGGCCACTAAAAATGCGCCCACAGCCATCAAACCCGTAGGCCCAGTAGCCAAGGACACTGCGGCAATAATCATGCCCAGCAGCGCTGGTAAGAGCCTTTTAGTGGCAATAGCTCTTTCAAAGCACACCCAGGCAGTAATAGTGCCCAACGCAATAATGGGCTCTGGGCGGGTGCCGTTATTATAGGGCAACCAAAAAGCGAGGAAAACCAGTGCGGCAGTCCACCGCGTAAGTGCTCGTTTTTGCAGCTGAGTGCCCAAAATTGGCAGGGCCAGGCGAGAAATTATAAACCAAATAATCAGCCCGGAAAGCAGTGCCGGTAACCGCATAAATGTTGAAGCGGTAGTAATTTTGGTCATCGCAGCTAGCAAATCATAATAAGGCCAGCCAAAAGGTGATTCCGGGACGCCAAACCAGCGGTAGTAATTGGCCATATAGCCAGATTCTTTAGAAAGTCTGGCCATAGTGAGGATATAGCCATCGTCAGCGGTATTGGCCCCAAAAATATGCCACCAGCCTAAGACCAAAGTAACCACGCCATCGACTAGCCGCGGGCGCCAAGCTTTAGCTGGCAGCAGCGGGATACGGCCCTGACCATCGGCGCGATCCATCCGCCAGAGGGCGGCAATTGCAAGCAGCAATAAGATTGATCCAACGCGCGTCATCAAAGTTTTTAAGGGCGTAGGAGAGGTACTAAAGCGCGAATTTATTTCAATATCTACTTGAAGTCCGGGTACTTCATCGCCTAATTCGGTGTAGATACCAGTGACCATTGGTCGTAAATCTTTATCGTCTATTTCCCAGGTTTTTCCGGCTGCGCGTACCGAAGCTGCCTCTTCAGCAATATGTAATTCTAAGGATTTTGCGCCAGAAACTTCCGCAATAACCTGCCCACGCGAAACCACAATCACACTATTTTGTGGCGTGGATTCAATAAATAACCCCCGCTCATTGGCATCTTCAGCAGTGGGGGGCACAGTGCCCAGAATAAGGCGCTGCCCTGGGCGCAAAGCCTCTACCGCTACCAAAGGAACGGTGGCATCTACAGTTTCTGGAGTATATGAAATTAGCGGAGCTACCACTGATTCCGCGGTGCTGCCCTGGGGCCAGCGCAAGGAGGATTGCTCCTGCTGCACTGGCAAAAAGGGCACACTCAAAAAGGCTAAGAAACCTAATACCCCAGCTAAACACGCTAAAATGCGGGCAAATTTATACTGGGAGTCCGAATAATTTTCCGGCGCAGCGACAGTTGCAGAAATAGACACGAGGATGAGTCTACGATATTGCCTCCACCACTGCCTTCACCACCACGAAGGGACCTACTTGGCTAATCTCCCAATTCTTATTGGCAAAGGCCGCCGGATTAAAGAATAAGCCCACATAGCGCACATTAGGTTGATTGGGATAAATATCCTCCGCAATATGGATCTTCCATCCGCCGGCAGCTTTTTGATTGCTATCTGTGGCCACCGCAGCTGCCGCAGTGGCATCGCTGGCATCGCCGCGGAAAATAAATACCTCCGGTCCGCGCCACGGAATATCATTTAAAGCCTTTTGGAATTCTTGCGGATTTTCCCAAGAAAGTTCAGCCCATTTAGCAATGGTTTTATTGCGCAGATCAAACTCGCCTAAAGGATTCGCATAGTGGCTGGTAAAGGCTTGGAATCCTAAATATGGGGCAACGGACATGAAATTGGTTTCATCGGTTAGCACCACCGTATTGGCTGGTTCGGTGGCTATTAACTCCCGAATTTTTTGGTAATACTGTCCGGTATTGGGTTCAAAGCGGTCTGCGCGTTCACCGTAACCATCAGTTTCAGTAAAGGCTAAATCAATATAGATTTCATTGCGGGCCGGGATTTCCTGGGCATACTGCAGGCCACCGGCACCTAGTAGTACCAAAGCTAGGGCGGTGCTGAGTTGGCGTCCGCGGGCACTGACTTGCTGGGGGTAGAACTTAGCTAATCCGCCGCGCACTGCGATTGCTAATCCAAGTAACCCAATGGTTGCGCATTGGGCCACAATTAAGGTTTCGACCCGGAATCCTAGCAAGGTTTTTTGGACCAGAGTGGTCAGCATGGAGGCGACCGTCCAGCCATAGAAACAAGCTAAACCTAGGGCCATGGTGCGCAAATATTTCCAACACACCACGATGCTCACCAAACCAACTAAGGAGAGGAATCCCACTACGGTGGTTTCAAAAAATGGCATGGGGGTAGTGGTGGATTCCACCGGCAGATAGTGGGCGGCAGTAGCCCCAGAATGTGGGTGGCCGCCCAGGATCGCCAAAATATAGGGCCCCCAGGTAATAGCGGCAATAGCTAGGGAGCTTAAACCCATCACTAGCAAATGTATTAGCGGGCGAATCCTACGTTGCCGCACTGTCGCAAACAGGGCCAAAGTGACCATAGTTAAGGCCACCACCCCGGTATAAAGGGTGTAGTGAGTTGCTGAAATCCCCAGGTAGAGCGCAATTGCTAGGGTAGAAGGCCAAGCCCCTTGTAAAGCCCTTTGGGACATCATCACTGCCGCTGGAGCTCCCAGGGCGACGACCGCAGCATAAGGTTCTACTGCACAAGTCACCAAAATAATGGCGGTAGTAGTTAAGGCGATACCATTTGCTAGCGGCAGGGAACCACATAAGCGCTGCCATACTGGTACCAGCAAGCAAGCTGCGGCGGAGATAGAAACTAAAGCCCAGGGTTGAAAAGCTTCCCAGCCAGGGAGTCCTAAAATATTTGCCAGCCGGCCTCCTAGCCAGAACCATCCGGCGGGATAGTAGGTGGGTATATCGGGATAGTTCATATCCGCTAAGTGGGCGGTTTGCGTCATTCGGGTGAGGAATTGGGTACGGAAACCTTGGTCTACTTGTAAGCCTTCTAAGTAGAGCCGGGTGGCAGATAGCGGAATGCCCAGGCTAGCTATGACTAAACCGGCTGGAGCTAAGTAGCTCACCACATAAGTTAGGGTTTTGAGATTGCGTTTGCGCAGCCAATTCCAGGAAATCGCCACCACAGCTAGCAGCACCATAATGGTGCCAGCATTAGCCAGGGCGCGCGTCACCATGGAGGTATTAAAGGCGGGCATGGAGGTTTGTTTCAAAACAAACCAGGCCAAGAGTGCAAGAAGGCCGCCACCACAAGGGGCGGCGACCATTCCCACTAGGGTGGCCCTAGTGGAGACTGTATCGGGGCGAGCAATCATGGCATCGAGTGTGCCACGCGCACGCCATTAGGCGGAATTTAGAAGGGTAGTTTGGCAAAGATTGGCTGCGGAATGAACTTAAATACCGTGGAAACCAGTTGGAAGGCCGGATGTACGAAAATCGCGGATTTACCTTTAACTACGGCTTCATAGGTAGCTTCAGCTACATCTTTGGCATCTACGGTTAGTGGGGCTTCGCCGGCGTTGGCAGACATTTTGGTGCGCACCTGGCCGGGTCGTACTACTAGTACCTTTACGCCGTCTTTTTTCACAGCTTCGCCAAGGTTTATATAGAAACCGTCAACGCCTGCTTTAGCAGCGCCATAAACAAAATTCGAACGACGCACGCGCATGCCGGCCACCGAGGAAAGAGCGACAATATGGCCATGGCCTTGTGGGCGCATGTGCTCGGCTAGCAGGACTCCTACCGATACTGCGGCGGTGAAGTTAGTTTGCGCACTAGCTACGGCTTTGGCTTGGTTTTGCCAGAGTTCTTCTTGATCCCCCAGGGTGCCAAAGGCGACGATGGCTACGTCCACATCGCCGTAGGAGAAAGCTTTCTCAATTACTTCTGGGTGAGTTTCCGTGGCGGTGGCATCAAAGTCTAAGACTTCTACAGCGCTGGCACCAGCGGCTTTGAGCGCGGTGACGGCAGCGTCAAGGCGCGGGGAATCCTTGCGGGCGGCCAAAATAACGCGCGCCGGGCCGCGATCTAGGAATTCTTCGACAATGGATTGTCCGATTTCGGAAGTTCCACCGAGTAATAAAATATTTTGGGCTTGGCCCACTGCGTTCAGCATGTTTCTCCTTGGTAGTTCTAGTGCAACTCTAGGCGGCGCGACATGTCAGACGCGAAGACGCCGGTGGGGTCAATTTCATTGCGGGTCTTCAACCAGCCTTCCATGCCGGGATACATGGCATGGAACATTTCTGGGGTGGCTCGAGATTCCTTGGCTAGGTAGAGACGGCCGCCGAATTCTAGGATCTGCCGGTCTAAATCATCGAGTAGCTTATGTAGGCCCGGACGAATGGGGAAGTCAACGCAGACATTCCAGCCAGCCATCGGATAGCTCAAGGGGGCGCGGTTGCCTTCGCCAAATACTTTAAACACATTCAGGGCAGAATAATGGCCCGATGCCTGCATCTGCTTAATGATGTCTTTGAAGGGCTCTACAGCTGCTGGGGGAACTACAAATTGGTACTGCAAGAAGCCAGCTTTGCCGTAGCCACGATTCCACTCCCCAATAAGGTCAAGTGGCTGATAGAACTGGGTGAGGTTCTTAATATCATTGTGGCTGGGGGAACCCATCATGTAATAAGCCTCCCCAATTGCCATTAGAGAAAGCTTATTCATGGTCCATGAGGGGAAGATATCTGGCACCTTCATCAACTGTGGGGCATTGAATTTTAGGGGGTTCTTAGCCAGTTTCGGCGCCAATTCTTCCAGCTGTGCCAAGGTGGCTAAGCTGCCGCGGGAAACAGTGGCCCGCCCTAGCTTCGGAGCCGGGCTGATCATATCGAACCAGGCAGAAGAATAGGTGTAGTTGTGCTCGGAACCATCGGAGTGCAAAGCGATGGTTTCATCGAGGGTGTCGGTGCGCTCTGTATCGGAGATGAAGTAGGCGGTTTCGGTTTTCGTCATGCGGATTTTAGCGCGCAAGATGATACCGGTTAAGCCCATGCCGCCAATGGTGGCCCAGAAGAGATCGCCGCTGGGATCATCTTCGGAACCTTCAGGACGCAAAGTGAGGACGCGGCCATCGGCTACTAAAAGATCCAGAGAAACTACGTGGTCACCGAAGGAACCAGCGGAGTGGTGGTTCTTGCCGTGA contains:
- a CDS encoding arabinosyltransferase domain-containing protein gives rise to the protein MSISATVAAPENYSDSQYKFARILACLAGVLGFLAFLSVPFLPVQQEQSSLRWPQGSTAESVVAPLISYTPETVDATVPLVAVEALRPGQRLILGTVPPTAEDANERGLFIESTPQNSVIVVSRGQVIAEVSGAKSLELHIAEEAASVRAAGKTWEIDDKDLRPMVTGIYTELGDEVPGLQVDIEINSRFSTSPTPLKTLMTRVGSILLLLAIAALWRMDRADGQGRIPLLPAKAWRPRLVDGVVTLVLGWWHIFGANTADDGYILTMARLSKESGYMANYYRWFGVPESPFGWPYYDLLAAMTKITTASTFMRLPALLSGLIIWFIISRLALPILGTQLQKRALTRWTAALVFLAFWLPYNNGTRPEPIIALGTITAWVCFERAIATKRLLPALLGMIIAAVSLATGPTGLMAVGAFLVALPQLFRVLFSRPDKIAQLAPFLVGGVAILGGVFRLQTFAAVLEATRVRAEIGPSLPWYLEIARYESLFSLESVDGSFTRRFAMFMLFASVLITCLVLLRYREIPQIITGPTVRLMLVFFAAVAFMTFTPTKWTHHFGTFAGLAAAAAAVGAVAISQIAFRHPRTRWLLVGIFALIFAFCLAGANAWWYVSSYGIPWWDKSIQYRGVEAASIMLLIAVIIVLAGIFHFYSTRTSGRDITTMARLAGAPIAVLSAVVVLFSCASFAKAFVQQYPAYSIGKGNLADLKGQTCALAADVLLETDTNDSFLKPLRGSFAESLSAGGPMRGFGPNNISDELENVVDNPQRLRIAKTSTDPALTQAAMPAGINGSTQLLPFNLDAQKVPVLGSWVDKSEAQEPAELTTAWYELPAEKAADRPLLVVSVAGKIAHHDADGILKKGQELTLEYGQNGPDGQIKKLGEMEMLDIGPSSSWRNLRLPLQDLPAEANILRLVAKDSSLDPTQWLAITPPRIPALAPMNKVIAPESAGLLDWPVALQFPCQRTFNHYAGVAEVPEYRISPDHPGKKQLSPVQNYAGGGVLGLAETLNYSYELPGYLAKDWARDWGSMEVYKLRTDSTGRTPRKAEITITPVIRSGLWNPSKMNIDTQD
- a CDS encoding galactan 5-O-arabinofuranosyltransferase translates to MIARPDTVSTRATLVGMVAAPCGGGLLALLAWFVLKQTSMPAFNTSMVTRALANAGTIMVLLAVVAISWNWLRKRNLKTLTYVVSYLAPAGLVIASLGIPLSATRLYLEGLQVDQGFRTQFLTRMTQTAHLADMNYPDIPTYYPAGWFWLGGRLANILGLPGWEAFQPWALVSISAAACLLVPVWQRLCGSLPLANGIALTTTAIILVTCAVEPYAAVVALGAPAAVMMSQRALQGAWPSTLAIALYLGISATHYTLYTGVVALTMVTLALFATVRQRRIRPLIHLLVMGLSSLAIAAITWGPYILAILGGHPHSGATAAHYLPVESTTTPMPFFETTVVGFLSLVGLVSIVVCWKYLRTMALGLACFYGWTVASMLTTLVQKTLLGFRVETLIVAQCATIGLLGLAIAVRGGLAKFYPQQVSARGRQLSTALALVLLGAGGLQYAQEIPARNEIYIDLAFTETDGYGERADRFEPNTGQYYQKIRELIATEPANTVVLTDETNFMSVAPYLGFQAFTSHYANPLGEFDLRNKTIAKWAELSWENPQEFQKALNDIPWRGPEVFIFRGDASDATAAAAVATDSNQKAAGGWKIHIAEDIYPNQPNVRYVGLFFNPAAFANKNWEISQVGPFVVVKAVVEAIS
- a CDS encoding decaprenylphospho-beta-D-erythro-pentofuranosid-2-ulose 2-reductase, producing MLNAVGQAQNILLLGGTSEIGQSIVEEFLDRGPARVILAARKDSPRLDAAVTALKAAGASAVEVLDFDATATETHPEVIEKAFSYGDVDVAIVAFGTLGDQEELWQNQAKAVASAQTNFTAAVSVGVLLAEHMRPQGHGHIVALSSVAGMRVRRSNFVYGAAKAGVDGFYINLGEAVKKDGVKVLVVRPGQVRTKMSANAGEAPLTVDAKDVAEATYEAVVKGKSAIFVHPAFQLVSTVFKFIPQPIFAKLPF
- a CDS encoding FAD-binding oxidoreductase, whose product is MTIHTTEQSLHGWGRTAPTTANVLSTPDVEVIKAAVAQVADQNSTLPEHKRRGIIARGLGRSYGDPAQNGGGIVVDMTPVNKIHSIDPDTAIVDVDGGVTLDQLMKDALPYGLWVPVLPGTRQVTIGGAIGPDIHGKNHHSAGSFGDHVVSLDLLVADGRVLTLRPEGSEDDPSGDLFWATIGGMGLTGIILRAKIRMTKTETAYFISDTERTDTLDETIALHSDGSEHNYTYSSAWFDMISPAPKLGRATVSRGSLATLAQLEELAPKLAKNPLKFNAPQLMKVPDIFPSWTMNKLSLMAIGEAYYMMGSPSHNDIKNLTQFYQPLDLIGEWNRGYGKAGFLQYQFVVPPAAVEPFKDIIKQMQASGHYSALNVFKVFGEGNRAPLSYPMAGWNVCVDFPIRPGLHKLLDDLDRQILEFGGRLYLAKESRATPEMFHAMYPGMEGWLKTRNEIDPTGVFASDMSRRLELH